The Paeniglutamicibacter sulfureus genome includes a region encoding these proteins:
- a CDS encoding ABC transporter substrate-binding protein, with protein MPDQPHSPDRPRATRRTFLAGGLGLTALVLTGCNSKDTTAPSSPTGSAEPAIRTFHFGSAADPAGLDPAISGDNETFRITRQIYEGLIGVDRETGAPIPLLATDWIVSPDRLQYTFILRRGVKFHDGTDFDAQAVVTNFEHWIALPIEVRANSDQGFTQVFRHNEQLPVLPKSIPEPKATANEDGNESVDPQKLVEHAAQTALLTSLREQLRANPFVGTSVGGTASYFGSIKAADTHTVVLTLRQPISGLIEALTLPGLALASPKALATPATSNDQVSYLSTQPVGTGPYKFVSWKDGAVTLRSFPEYWDAAAVEANATAPTLVVFREIRTPSGRLGALDRGEIDGFDLVAVTGLRELVREGKLIVQRDPYSVTYLGMNQKNKWLAKEEFRQAIAHGIDRQKIIEQFYISGTKEARGFLPASLGIKTSDTYYGPDSNRAKDLLESCDYDGSPIPFLYPLNISRAYLPLPELIYAEISRQLALVGIKIAPVPMDWNDGYVAAVRSGDTPGLHLLGFNGGYRDPDDFMSALFADNKQQFGYDSPVLSAQVLLARSMPSGEQRINAYQDLSNTLAKDLPALPLAFPISALAFNDSVRNYPSSPVLDEVFTDVRMNT; from the coding sequence GTGCCAGACCAGCCGCACAGCCCGGATCGACCCAGGGCCACGCGCCGAACCTTCCTTGCCGGCGGTCTGGGTCTCACGGCGCTGGTCCTAACCGGCTGCAATTCCAAGGACACCACGGCACCTTCCAGTCCGACCGGCAGCGCCGAACCGGCGATCCGTACTTTTCACTTTGGTTCCGCCGCCGACCCGGCAGGACTGGACCCCGCAATCTCCGGGGACAATGAGACCTTTCGCATCACGCGCCAGATCTACGAGGGCCTCATCGGGGTGGACCGCGAAACCGGGGCGCCGATCCCGCTGCTCGCCACCGACTGGATCGTGAGTCCGGACCGACTGCAATACACCTTCATCTTGCGCCGCGGAGTCAAGTTCCACGACGGCACGGACTTCGATGCGCAGGCCGTGGTCACCAATTTCGAACACTGGATAGCGCTGCCGATAGAGGTGCGCGCCAACTCGGACCAGGGCTTCACCCAAGTTTTCCGCCACAACGAGCAGCTCCCGGTGCTTCCCAAGTCCATCCCCGAACCCAAGGCAACCGCGAACGAGGACGGCAACGAATCCGTTGACCCCCAAAAGCTCGTTGAGCACGCGGCGCAGACGGCGTTGCTGACTTCGCTCCGTGAACAGCTCAGGGCAAATCCGTTCGTGGGGACCAGCGTCGGTGGCACCGCCAGCTACTTCGGATCCATCAAGGCCGCAGACACCCACACCGTGGTGCTGACCCTGCGCCAGCCGATCTCCGGACTCATCGAGGCGTTGACGCTGCCCGGCCTGGCCTTGGCCTCGCCCAAGGCGCTTGCCACCCCCGCGACATCGAACGACCAGGTGTCCTACCTGTCAACCCAGCCGGTAGGCACCGGGCCGTACAAGTTCGTATCTTGGAAGGACGGGGCGGTGACCTTACGCAGCTTCCCCGAATACTGGGATGCCGCCGCCGTGGAAGCCAACGCCACCGCTCCCACCCTGGTCGTCTTCCGTGAAATCCGTACGCCCTCCGGGCGCCTGGGTGCCTTGGACCGCGGCGAGATCGACGGCTTCGACCTGGTCGCGGTAACGGGGTTGCGCGAATTGGTGCGCGAGGGCAAGCTCATCGTGCAGCGAGACCCGTACTCCGTGACCTATTTGGGGATGAACCAGAAAAACAAATGGTTGGCCAAGGAGGAATTCCGCCAGGCGATTGCCCACGGAATCGACAGGCAAAAGATCATTGAACAGTTCTACATCTCCGGCACCAAGGAAGCCCGGGGCTTTTTGCCCGCTTCGCTGGGGATCAAGACCTCGGACACGTACTACGGCCCGGATTCCAACCGTGCCAAGGACCTGCTCGAATCCTGCGACTACGACGGAAGCCCCATCCCGTTCCTGTACCCCTTGAACATCTCCCGGGCCTACCTGCCCCTGCCCGAACTCATCTATGCAGAAATCTCACGGCAGTTGGCCCTGGTCGGAATCAAGATCGCACCGGTGCCGATGGACTGGAACGACGGCTATGTCGCCGCGGTCCGCTCCGGGGACACCCCTGGCCTTCACCTGCTGGGTTTCAACGGCGGCTATCGGGACCCGGATGACTTCATGAGCGCACTCTTTGCGGACAACAAGCAGCAATTCGGCTACGACTCCCCCGTCCTTTCCGCGCAGGTGCTGCTGGCTCGTTCCATGCCCTCCGGAGAGCAGCGCATCAACGCATACCAGGACCTTTCCAATACCTTGGCCAAGGACTTGCCAGCTCTTCCCCTGGCCTTCCCCATCTCCGCGTTGGCCTTCAACGATTCCGTAAGGAACTACCCCTCGTCCCCGGTTTTGGACGAAGTCTTCACCGATGTGAGGATGAACACTTAA
- a CDS encoding malate:quinone oxidoreductase — protein MSATLGTMIKQLEPGWSIGLFENLDQAGLESSSPWNNAGTGHSALCELNYTAAGPDGSVDPAKAIGINEQFQVSRQFFSHLVKNKQVGDPSTFINALPHMSFVIGDDHANYLKTRYEALKPHTLFNEIEHTEDLDTIKSWAPLVANGRDESQRVAASRVVSGTDVDFGSLTRQMTENLAANGAEVNFGHRVTGIKRDGAGWDVSVRDNATKAKRTVKAKFVFVGAGGGALGLLQKAGIDEIKGFGGFPVSGQFLRCTDDAIIDQHHAKVYGQASVGAPPMSVPHLDTRFVDGKRSLMFGPYAGFSTNFLKTSSLLDLPASIRAHNILPMLAVGKDNLDLTVYLIKEVLKSRGKKDDALREYLPEATGEKWELITAGQRVQVIKKDSKKGGVLQFGTEVITSADGTISGLLGASPGASTATPIMIGLLGRCFPKQFAGWESKLKEIIPSYGVKLNENASLYAEVRTETDKVLGLA, from the coding sequence ATGAGCGCGACGCTCGGCACCATGATCAAGCAGCTGGAGCCGGGGTGGAGCATTGGCCTTTTCGAGAACCTGGACCAGGCCGGCCTCGAGTCTTCCTCCCCTTGGAACAACGCGGGAACCGGCCACTCGGCACTCTGCGAACTGAACTACACCGCGGCCGGCCCCGACGGCAGCGTCGACCCGGCCAAGGCCATCGGCATCAATGAGCAGTTCCAGGTCTCGCGCCAGTTCTTCTCGCACCTGGTGAAGAACAAGCAGGTTGGCGATCCCTCCACGTTCATCAACGCGCTGCCGCACATGAGCTTCGTCATCGGCGACGACCACGCCAACTACCTCAAGACCCGTTACGAAGCGCTCAAGCCCCACACGCTCTTCAACGAGATCGAGCACACCGAGGACCTGGACACCATCAAGTCCTGGGCCCCGCTGGTGGCCAACGGCCGCGACGAGTCCCAGCGCGTTGCAGCCTCCCGCGTGGTCTCCGGCACCGACGTGGACTTCGGTTCGCTGACCCGCCAAATGACCGAGAACCTTGCGGCCAACGGAGCCGAGGTCAACTTCGGTCACCGCGTTACCGGCATCAAGCGCGACGGCGCCGGATGGGATGTTTCCGTGCGCGACAACGCCACCAAGGCCAAGCGCACCGTCAAGGCGAAGTTCGTGTTTGTGGGCGCCGGCGGCGGTGCACTGGGCCTGCTGCAGAAGGCAGGCATCGACGAAATCAAGGGCTTCGGCGGCTTCCCTGTCTCCGGCCAGTTCCTGCGTTGCACCGACGATGCGATCATCGACCAGCACCATGCCAAGGTCTACGGCCAGGCCTCGGTCGGCGCCCCGCCCATGAGCGTGCCGCACCTGGACACCCGCTTCGTCGACGGCAAGCGCTCGCTGATGTTCGGCCCCTACGCTGGCTTCTCCACCAACTTCCTGAAGACTTCCTCGCTGCTGGACCTCCCGGCCTCGATCCGAGCGCACAACATCCTGCCGATGCTGGCCGTGGGCAAGGACAACCTGGACCTCACCGTGTACCTGATCAAGGAGGTGCTCAAATCGCGCGGCAAGAAGGACGACGCGCTTCGCGAGTACCTGCCCGAGGCCACCGGCGAGAAGTGGGAATTGATCACCGCCGGACAGCGCGTCCAGGTCATCAAGAAGGACTCCAAGAAGGGGGGCGTGCTGCAGTTCGGCACCGAGGTCATTACCTCCGCCGACGGCACCATCTCCGGGCTGCTCGGCGCCTCCCCGGGAGCCTCGACCGCGACCCCGATCATGATTGGGCTGTTGGGCCGCTGCTTCCCGAAGCAGTTTGCCGGCTGGGAATCCAAGCTCAAGGAGATCATCCCGTCCTATGGGGTGAAGCTCAACGAGAATGCCTCGCTCTACGCCGAAGTGCGTACCGAGACCGACAAGGTCCTCGGCCTCGCTTAA